The following proteins come from a genomic window of Lolium rigidum isolate FL_2022 chromosome 5, APGP_CSIRO_Lrig_0.1, whole genome shotgun sequence:
- the LOC124654744 gene encoding histone-lysine N-methyltransferase ASHH3-like: MSSPATVEPEQVFHVLTEALKDPADFVDFDLPSALKEWKLGYYTPIKRNVYLTKKRVEDDGIFCSCSLSLETSVTCGKDCQCGMLFSCCSSNCKCQNNCANKSFQLRPRTKTKLIKTEKCGFGLVAEDEIKKGEFVIEYVGEVIDNRTCEERLWKMKRQRYTNFYLCEVSSNMVIDATNKGNKSRFINHSCEPNTEMQKWTVDGETRVGIFSLRDIEKGEELTYDYKFVQFGADQDCHCGSSNCRKRVGASKSVNSFVLHNGNSGSSKDQYDMKKRKTTSDNCIGEIIRLWHRRDKMYIPAVVHDYDEYTGMHTLLLDEETTEDFDMREEDWDFLPRPEDPDEE; encoded by the exons ATGTCTTCCCCAGCTACGGTG GAGCCTGAGCAGGTGTTTCATGTATTGACCGAGGCGCTGAAAGATCCTGCAGATTTTGTAGATTTTGATCTGCCGTCTGCGTTGAAAGAATGGAAGTTGGGCTACTACACACCAATTAAGCGGA atgtttatcttactaagAAACGGGTTGAAGACGATGGCATTTTCTGTTCCTGCTCTCTTTCTTTGGAAACATCGGTTACTTGTGGAAAAGATTGTCAATGcgg GATGCTGTTCTCTTGTTGTTCATCAAACTGTAAATGTCAGAACAACTGTGCCAATAAATCTTTCCAACTCCGACCTCGGACAAAAACAAAATTGATTAAG ACAGAGAAATGTGGCTTTGGATTGGTAGCTGAGGACGAAATAAAGAAAGGAGAATTTGTTATAGAATATGTAGGAGAAG TTATTGATAACAGAACTTGTGAGGAGAGACTATGGAAAATGAAGAGACAGCGGTACACTAACTTTTATCTTTGTGAGGTCAGTAGCAATATGgtcattgatgcaacaaacaaggGAAACAAGTCCAGGTTTATCAATCATAGTTGTGAACCAAACACAGAGATGCAGAAATG GACTGTAGATGGAGAGACCAGAGTTGGAATTTTTTCTCTTCGTGACATAGAGAAAGGGGAGGAGCTGACCTATGACTATAA GTTTGTCCAGTTTGGAGCAGATCAAGATTGTCATTGTGGATCTTCAAACTGCAGAAAAAGGGTTGGTGCATCTAAGTCAGTCAACTCATTTGTCCTCCACAATGGCAACTCGGGGAGCTCAAAAGATCAGTATGATATGAAGAAAAGAAAGACAACTTCAGATAATTGTATTGGGGAGATCATCCGTTTGTGGCACCGACGGGACAAAAT GTATATCCCAGCAGTTGTACATGATTATGATGAGTACACTGGAATGCATACT TTACTGCTTGATGAAGAAACTACCGAAGATTTTGATATGAGAGAGGAAGATTGGGACTTCCTACCG CGTCCGGAGGATCCAGACGAAGAATGA